In a single window of the Bradyrhizobium sp. ORS 285 genome:
- a CDS encoding CpaD family pilus assembly protein: MTTTPSLARRRRLQLAVALAGTAVLLGACNFRRDPAITASIPDDYRLRHPIAVQEAPDSLIVFVGQGRGGLMAEQRAEVMGLAQSWMRQGTGAIVADVPTGTPNARAAADSMREIQSLFAAAGVPPHGLTVRNYQPKDPRQMAAIRLSYPKLSATAGPCGVWPDDLGPSIKNKNWFDNKPDWNFGCAYQRNMAAMVDNPADLVQPRAETPSYTTRRTALFEKYRKGASTAITYPEADKAKLSDTGK; encoded by the coding sequence ATGACCACGACACCCAGCCTTGCTCGACGCCGCCGACTGCAGCTTGCCGTCGCTCTTGCCGGGACCGCAGTCCTGCTCGGCGCCTGCAACTTCCGCAGGGATCCGGCCATCACGGCCAGCATCCCCGACGACTACCGGCTGCGCCACCCAATCGCGGTCCAGGAAGCTCCGGACTCCCTCATCGTGTTCGTCGGCCAGGGCCGCGGCGGCCTGATGGCCGAGCAGCGCGCCGAGGTCATGGGGTTAGCGCAAAGCTGGATGCGCCAGGGCACGGGCGCCATCGTGGCCGACGTGCCGACCGGCACGCCGAACGCACGCGCGGCCGCCGATTCGATGCGGGAGATCCAATCCCTGTTCGCGGCTGCCGGCGTTCCGCCGCACGGCCTCACGGTGCGCAACTACCAGCCCAAGGACCCGCGCCAGATGGCTGCGATCCGGCTGAGCTATCCGAAGCTCTCGGCCACCGCCGGTCCCTGCGGTGTCTGGCCGGACGATCTCGGGCCCTCGATCAAGAACAAGAACTGGTTCGACAACAAGCCGGACTGGAACTTCGGCTGCGCCTATCAGCGCAACATGGCGGCGATGGTCGACAACCCGGCCGATCTGGTCCAGCCCCGAGCCGAGACCCCGTCCTACACCACCCGGCGCACCGCGTTGTTCGAGAAATACCGCAAGGGAGCGTCAACCGCGATCACGTATCCCGAGGCCGACAAGGCCAAACTCAGTGACACAGGCAAATGA
- a CDS encoding tetratricopeptide repeat protein — protein MRQQPAISRILASVAFAALLAAGLGGCQTVSDVTGSLGSRAEPPPATPQRAVEVYGERYRANPKDAAMAVAYGQALRNNGQREQAVAVLEQATLASPGNKTVLAAYGRALADNGNFKLAFDVLSRAHSPDNPDWKLLSVQGTALDQMGRHDEARRYYESALKIVPGEPSVLSNLGLSYMLTRDLPNAEQALRQAYGSQRADARVRQNLALVVGLQGRFAEAEQIARADLPPDEAAANVAYLKQMIQGQREGQGKGKTRNAAPMASLSQPD, from the coding sequence ATGCGTCAGCAGCCTGCCATCAGCCGCATCCTCGCGTCGGTCGCCTTCGCCGCGCTTCTCGCCGCCGGCCTCGGCGGTTGTCAGACCGTGTCAGACGTCACGGGCTCGCTGGGCAGCCGTGCCGAGCCGCCGCCCGCGACGCCGCAGCGCGCGGTCGAGGTCTATGGCGAGCGCTATCGCGCCAATCCGAAGGATGCGGCGATGGCGGTGGCTTACGGCCAGGCGCTGCGCAATAACGGCCAGCGCGAGCAGGCGGTGGCGGTGCTGGAGCAGGCCACGCTCGCCAGTCCCGGCAACAAGACCGTGCTCGCGGCCTATGGCCGGGCGCTCGCCGACAACGGCAATTTCAAGCTGGCCTTCGACGTGCTGTCGCGCGCGCACTCGCCCGACAATCCCGACTGGAAGCTGCTGTCGGTGCAGGGCACCGCGCTGGACCAGATGGGCCGCCACGACGAGGCGCGGCGCTATTACGAGAGCGCTCTGAAGATCGTCCCCGGCGAGCCGTCGGTGCTGTCCAATCTCGGCCTGTCCTACATGCTGACGCGCGATCTGCCAAACGCCGAGCAGGCGCTGCGTCAGGCCTACGGCTCGCAGCGGGCGGATGCTCGCGTGCGGCAGAACCTCGCGCTGGTGGTCGGCCTGCAGGGCCGCTTCGCCGAGGCCGAGCAGATCGCGCGCGCGGACCTGCCGCCGGATGAGGCCGCCGCGAACGTGGCCTATCTGAAGCAGATGATCCAGGGCCAGCGCGAAGGCCAGGGCAAGGGCAAGACGCGGAACGCCGCGCCGATGGCTTCGCTCAGCCAGCCGGACTGA
- a CDS encoding Flp family type IVb pilin, with amino-acid sequence MKNLLARFVKDESGATAIEYGLIAAGISLAIIAAVNGLGSSLSSKFGSINSSLK; translated from the coding sequence ATGAAGAATCTTCTTGCTCGCTTCGTGAAGGATGAATCCGGCGCGACCGCCATCGAGTACGGCCTGATCGCCGCCGGCATCTCCCTCGCGATCATTGCTGCGGTGAACGGTCTCGGCTCCAGCCTGAGCTCCAAGTTCGGCTCGATCAACTCGTCGCTGAAGTAA
- a CDS encoding type II secretion system F family protein: protein MVEFLVTKLHDPHFMTMLFAAIAASATVYTLIMPLFAGENLNKRMKAVASERERIKQRERERLNAGEKVSLRQTPKQLVSRVVEDFNLTKWLAQEAARDKLIMAGYRGQAPYITFLFARLVTPVVLFVGTVLYVFVIANLQKSMPVKIGICVGMAYLGLQAPMLFLSNAISKRQLSIKRAFPDALDLLLICIESGMSIEAAFRRVSIEIASQSIALSEEFTLTTAELSYLQDRKIAYENLARRTGLEGVKSVSLALQQSERYGTPLGQSLRVMAQENRDMRMNEAEKKAAALPPKLTVPMILFFLPVLFVVILGPTGIKVAAMQ from the coding sequence ATGGTCGAGTTTCTGGTCACCAAGCTGCACGATCCTCACTTCATGACGATGTTGTTCGCCGCGATCGCGGCGAGCGCCACCGTCTATACGCTGATCATGCCTCTGTTCGCAGGCGAGAACCTGAACAAGCGCATGAAGGCGGTCGCCAGCGAGCGCGAGCGCATCAAGCAGCGCGAGCGTGAGCGACTGAATGCCGGCGAGAAGGTCTCGCTGCGGCAGACGCCGAAACAGCTGGTCTCGAGGGTGGTGGAAGATTTCAACCTCACCAAGTGGCTGGCCCAGGAGGCCGCCCGCGACAAGCTGATCATGGCAGGCTATCGCGGCCAGGCGCCCTACATCACCTTCCTGTTCGCACGCCTCGTGACGCCTGTGGTGCTGTTCGTCGGAACCGTGCTGTACGTCTTCGTCATCGCCAATCTGCAGAAATCGATGCCGGTCAAGATCGGCATCTGCGTCGGCATGGCCTATCTCGGCCTGCAGGCGCCGATGCTGTTCCTCAGCAATGCCATCTCCAAGCGCCAGCTGTCGATCAAGCGCGCCTTCCCGGACGCCCTCGACCTGCTGCTGATCTGCATCGAGTCCGGCATGTCGATCGAAGCCGCCTTCCGCAGGGTGTCGATCGAGATCGCCAGCCAGTCCATCGCACTGTCGGAGGAGTTCACGCTGACCACCGCCGAACTCTCCTATCTGCAGGACCGCAAGATCGCCTATGAGAACCTCGCCCGCCGCACCGGCCTGGAAGGCGTGAAGTCGGTCTCTCTCGCGCTCCAGCAATCGGAGCGCTACGGCACCCCGCTCGGGCAATCTCTGCGCGTGATGGCACAGGAAAACCGCGACATGCGCATGAACGAGGCCGAGAAAAAGGCCGCGGCGCTGCCGCCGAAGCTGACCGTGCCGATGATCCTGTTCTTCCTGCCTGTGCTGTTCGTGGTCATTCTGGGACCGACCGGCATCAAGGTCGCGGCCATGCAGTAA
- the cpaB gene encoding Flp pilus assembly protein CpaB, whose translation MNTARIVVLTIAVGAGGIAAYLASGSDDRPAPVAAVAPAVETVDVLIAKSDIPLGQSIKPEHLQWQSWPAATTSSSFIQRKDRAKGDTEVTGMIARAPFIAGEPIREQKLVKADGSGFMAAILPSGMRAVSTEISPETGAGGFILPNDRVDVILSKRERMPDQPNAGDIVSSEIILSNIRVLAIDQAPKEKDGQTTVVGKTVTLELKPEQAESLARARQTGTLSLALRSIADVNMAEKLPDENSRRRGDSVAVVRFGIPSTMTTQK comes from the coding sequence ATGAATACCGCACGCATTGTGGTTCTGACCATCGCTGTGGGCGCTGGCGGCATAGCCGCATATCTGGCGAGCGGATCCGACGATCGGCCGGCTCCCGTTGCCGCAGTCGCGCCGGCGGTCGAGACGGTCGATGTTCTCATCGCCAAGTCGGACATCCCTCTCGGCCAGTCGATCAAGCCGGAGCATCTGCAATGGCAGAGCTGGCCCGCCGCGACCACGAGTTCCAGCTTCATTCAGCGCAAGGACCGCGCAAAGGGCGATACCGAGGTGACCGGCATGATCGCCCGGGCGCCGTTCATTGCGGGTGAGCCGATCCGCGAGCAGAAGCTGGTCAAGGCCGATGGCTCGGGCTTCATGGCGGCGATCCTGCCGTCGGGCATGCGCGCGGTCTCTACCGAGATTTCGCCCGAGACAGGTGCCGGCGGCTTCATTCTGCCCAATGACCGGGTCGACGTGATCCTGTCCAAGCGCGAGCGGATGCCGGATCAGCCCAATGCGGGCGACATCGTCAGCTCGGAGATCATTCTGTCGAACATCCGCGTCCTGGCGATCGATCAGGCGCCCAAGGAAAAGGACGGCCAGACCACGGTCGTCGGCAAGACAGTGACGCTGGAGCTGAAGCCCGAGCAGGCCGAGTCGCTCGCGCGGGCCCGGCAGACCGGGACCCTGTCGCTGGCGCTCCGCAGCATTGCCGACGTCAACATGGCCGAGAAGCTGCCGGATGAGAACAGCCGCAGGCGTGGCGACAGCGTTGCCGTCGTTCGCTTCGGCATTCCCAGCACCATGACGACGCAGAAGTGA
- a CDS encoding AAA family ATPase — protein sequence MISYARQTQEEQPDVVPPPADDHIAPAPRVSVQAFCETVETAATVQAAGEDRRLGKAHLKVQMGGMAAAIEAYRSAPTPNVIILETDARSDILAGLDQLATVCDPGTRVVVIGRVNDVTLYRELVRRGVSDYVLSPVTPIDVVRSICNLFSAPEAKAVGRIIAVVGAKGGAGASTIAHNIAWAIARDLSMDSVVADLDLAFGTAGLDYNQDPAQGIADAVFSPDRIDIAFMDRLLSKCTDHLSLLAAPATLDRVYDFGAEAFDAIFDTLRASMPCIVLDVPHQWSGWTKRALISADDILIVAAPDLASLRNTKNMFDLLKAARPNDRMPLYCLNQVGVPKRPEINASEFAKAIESPPIVTIPFEPQIFGAAANNGQMIAEMSPNHRTTEMFLQIAQRLTGRGETKKPKGSFLSPLLDKLKAK from the coding sequence ATGATCAGCTACGCCCGACAGACCCAAGAGGAGCAGCCTGACGTCGTGCCGCCGCCGGCCGACGATCACATCGCGCCGGCGCCGCGTGTCTCGGTGCAGGCGTTCTGCGAAACGGTGGAAACCGCCGCGACCGTACAGGCGGCCGGTGAAGACCGGCGGCTCGGCAAGGCGCATCTGAAGGTTCAGATGGGCGGCATGGCGGCGGCGATCGAAGCCTATCGCTCGGCGCCGACGCCGAACGTCATCATTCTGGAGACCGATGCGCGCTCCGACATCCTGGCCGGTCTCGATCAGCTCGCGACCGTCTGCGATCCCGGCACGCGCGTGGTCGTCATCGGCCGCGTCAACGATGTCACGCTGTATCGTGAGCTCGTGCGCCGCGGCGTCAGCGACTATGTGCTGTCGCCGGTGACCCCGATCGACGTTGTGCGTTCGATCTGCAACCTGTTCTCGGCTCCGGAGGCCAAGGCCGTCGGGCGCATCATTGCCGTGGTCGGAGCCAAGGGCGGCGCCGGCGCATCGACCATCGCGCACAATATCGCCTGGGCAATCGCCCGCGATCTGTCGATGGATTCGGTGGTCGCCGATCTCGATCTCGCTTTCGGCACTGCCGGCCTGGACTACAACCAGGATCCGGCCCAGGGCATCGCGGACGCCGTGTTCTCGCCCGATCGCATCGACATCGCCTTCATGGACCGGCTGCTGTCGAAATGCACCGATCATCTGAGCCTGCTGGCCGCGCCGGCGACGCTCGACCGCGTCTATGATTTCGGCGCCGAGGCCTTCGACGCGATCTTCGACACGCTGCGCGCCTCGATGCCGTGCATCGTGCTCGACGTGCCGCACCAATGGTCGGGCTGGACCAAGCGGGCGCTGATCAGCGCCGACGACATCCTGATCGTCGCAGCGCCCGATCTCGCTTCGCTGCGCAACACCAAGAACATGTTCGATCTCCTCAAGGCCGCTCGCCCCAACGACCGCATGCCGCTCTACTGCCTGAACCAGGTCGGCGTCCCCAAGCGGCCGGAGATCAATGCCAGCGAGTTCGCCAAGGCGATCGAAAGCCCACCGATCGTTACGATTCCGTTCGAGCCGCAGATCTTCGGTGCGGCCGCCAACAACGGCCAGATGATTGCGGAGATGTCGCCCAATCATCGGACGACCGAGATGTTTCTCCAGATCGCTCAGCGGCTCACCGGCCGCGGCGAGACCAAGAAGCCGAAGGGCTCCTTCCTGTCGCCTCTGCTGGACAAGTTGAAGGCGAAGTAA
- a CDS encoding CpaF family protein, with product MFGKRSGTDNDTRTLRPAAPAPELAPAAPRAASPAVSSPPLAPTRQAPPPPPPVVEARRSDNYYQVKATIFGALIEAIDLAQLAKLDGESAREEIRDIVNEIIAIKNIVMSIAEQEELLDDICNDVLGYGPLEPLLSRDDIADIMVNGAGTVFIEVNGKIQRTGIRFRDNQQLLNICQRIVSQVGRRVDESSPICDARLADGSRVNAIVPPLAIDGPALTIRKFKKDKLTLDQLVKFGAISPEGAEILQIIGRVRCNVLISGGTGSGKTTLLNCLTNYIDHDERVITCEDAAELQLQQPHVVRLETRPPNIEGEGQVTMRELVRNCLRMRPERIIVGEVRGPEAFDLLQAMNTGHDGSMGTLHANNPREALSRCESMITMGGFSLPSRTIREMICASIDVIVQAARLRDGSRRITHITEVMGMEGDTIITQDVFLYDMIGEDANGKIIGRHRSTGIGRPRFWERARYYGEEKRLAAALDAAEVASKE from the coding sequence GTGTTTGGTAAGCGTAGCGGAACGGATAACGATACAAGGACCCTCAGGCCGGCCGCGCCAGCGCCGGAGCTGGCGCCGGCGGCCCCCCGTGCGGCGTCTCCAGCCGTGTCGTCGCCTCCTCTGGCCCCGACCCGGCAGGCTCCTCCCCCGCCCCCGCCGGTGGTCGAAGCCCGACGCTCGGACAATTACTACCAGGTCAAGGCGACGATCTTCGGCGCGCTGATCGAGGCCATCGACCTCGCCCAGCTCGCCAAGCTCGACGGCGAATCCGCGCGCGAGGAAATCCGCGACATCGTCAACGAGATCATCGCGATCAAGAACATCGTGATGTCGATTGCCGAGCAGGAGGAGCTGCTCGACGATATCTGCAACGACGTGCTCGGCTACGGCCCACTTGAGCCGCTGCTGTCGCGCGACGACATCGCCGACATCATGGTCAACGGCGCCGGCACGGTCTTCATCGAAGTCAACGGCAAGATTCAACGCACCGGCATCCGTTTCCGCGACAATCAGCAATTGCTGAACATCTGCCAGCGCATCGTCAGCCAGGTCGGCCGCCGCGTCGACGAATCCTCGCCGATCTGCGACGCCCGTCTCGCCGACGGCTCCCGCGTCAACGCCATCGTGCCGCCGCTGGCGATCGATGGTCCTGCGCTCACGATTCGAAAGTTCAAGAAGGACAAGCTCACCCTCGATCAGTTGGTGAAGTTCGGCGCCATCTCGCCGGAAGGCGCCGAAATCCTGCAGATCATCGGGCGGGTCCGCTGCAACGTGCTGATCTCCGGCGGTACCGGCTCGGGCAAGACCACGCTGTTGAACTGCCTGACCAACTACATCGATCATGACGAGCGCGTCATCACCTGCGAGGACGCGGCCGAACTTCAGCTGCAGCAGCCGCACGTGGTGCGCCTGGAAACCCGGCCGCCCAACATCGAGGGCGAAGGCCAGGTGACCATGCGCGAGCTGGTCAGGAACTGCCTGCGTATGCGCCCAGAACGCATCATCGTCGGCGAGGTCCGCGGCCCGGAGGCGTTCGACCTCCTCCAGGCCATGAACACCGGTCACGACGGCTCTATGGGCACCTTGCACGCCAATAACCCGCGCGAAGCACTGTCGCGCTGCGAATCCATGATCACCATGGGCGGCTTCTCGCTGCCCTCGCGCACCATCCGCGAGATGATCTGCGCCTCGATCGACGTCATCGTCCAGGCCGCCCGCCTGCGCGACGGCTCGCGCCGCATCACGCACATCACCGAGGTGATGGGCATGGAAGGCGACACCATCATCACCCAGGACGTCTTCCTTTACGACATGATCGGCGAGGACGCGAACGGCAAGATCATCGGCCGGCATCGCTCGACCGGCATCGGCCGGCCCCGCTTCTGGGAGCGTGCGCGCTATTACGGCGAAGAGAAACGGTTGGCGGCTGCGCTCGACGCCGCCGAGGTCGCGAGCAAGGAATAA
- a CDS encoding prepilin peptidase → MTLDLARLLLFPALMAFAAASDLFTMTISNRVSVALIAGFLVLAPLSGMGMNDMLMHVAAGALLLVIAFTCFALGWIGGGDAKVASAAALWFGFAHLMNYLLYASIFGGVLTLALMQFRQLPLPYMLAGQPWLARLHAKDSGVPYGIALALGALMVYPETDWVKAIDAARLALL, encoded by the coding sequence ATGACCCTCGATCTCGCGCGCCTGCTGCTGTTTCCGGCTCTGATGGCCTTCGCCGCGGCGAGCGACCTGTTCACGATGACCATTTCGAACCGGGTCTCGGTGGCACTCATCGCGGGATTCCTGGTGCTGGCGCCGCTGAGCGGAATGGGCATGAACGACATGCTGATGCATGTCGCCGCCGGCGCGCTGCTGCTGGTGATCGCCTTTACGTGCTTCGCGCTTGGCTGGATCGGCGGCGGCGACGCCAAGGTCGCTTCGGCGGCCGCGCTGTGGTTCGGCTTCGCCCATTTGATGAACTATCTGTTGTACGCCTCGATCTTCGGCGGCGTGCTCACGCTCGCTCTCATGCAGTTCCGGCAATTGCCCCTGCCCTACATGCTCGCAGGGCAACCCTGGCTTGCGCGCCTCCACGCCAAGGACAGCGGCGTTCCCTACGGCATCGCGCTCGCCCTGGGCGCCCTGATGGTCTACCCGGAGACCGACTGGGTGAAGGCGATCGACGCTGCGCGTCTTGCATTGCTCTGA
- a CDS encoding type II secretion system F family protein has protein sequence MKFQALALAFLAATAIGGVAWVFLYPLLSGERKAEQRRSSVAKAEPVVRQTERTQRSRREQVETSLKDLEAKAQKQSKVPLNVRISQAGLDWTVQKFWIISGVLGFAVCAITFLAGGGPLGALGLGFAAGLGLPRWVLGYLKKRREKKFLAALPDAVDVIVRGIKAGLPLFESIKVVAADAPDPLRSEFLAIIETQAIGMPLGEACARLYERMPLPEANFFGIVIAIQQKSGGNLSEALGNLSKVLRDRKKMAEKIQAMSMEAKASAGIIGSLPPIVMLLVYLSTPDYISLLWTHPTGQLMLVGCVIWMSMGILVMKKMINFDF, from the coding sequence ATGAAGTTTCAGGCTCTCGCTCTCGCCTTCCTCGCTGCGACCGCCATCGGCGGCGTGGCCTGGGTGTTTCTGTATCCTCTGCTGTCCGGAGAGCGGAAGGCCGAGCAGCGGCGTAGCAGCGTTGCCAAGGCCGAGCCGGTGGTGCGTCAAACCGAACGCACTCAGCGCTCGCGCCGCGAGCAGGTCGAAACCTCTCTGAAGGATCTCGAGGCCAAGGCGCAGAAGCAGAGCAAGGTGCCGCTGAACGTGCGCATCTCGCAGGCTGGCCTCGACTGGACCGTGCAGAAGTTCTGGATCATCTCCGGCGTTCTCGGCTTCGCTGTCTGCGCCATCACCTTCTTAGCCGGCGGCGGCCCGCTCGGCGCGCTCGGCCTCGGCTTTGCGGCCGGTCTGGGCCTGCCGCGCTGGGTCCTCGGCTACCTCAAAAAGCGGCGCGAGAAGAAATTCCTGGCAGCGCTGCCGGACGCCGTCGACGTCATCGTCCGCGGCATCAAGGCGGGCCTGCCGCTGTTCGAGTCGATCAAGGTCGTCGCCGCCGATGCGCCGGATCCGTTACGTAGCGAGTTCCTCGCGATCATCGAGACCCAGGCGATCGGCATGCCGCTCGGCGAAGCGTGCGCGCGGCTGTATGAGCGCATGCCGCTGCCCGAGGCCAACTTCTTCGGCATCGTCATCGCGATTCAGCAGAAGTCCGGCGGCAACCTCTCCGAGGCGCTGGGCAATCTTTCGAAGGTTCTGCGCGACCGCAAGAAGATGGCCGAGAAGATCCAGGCGATGTCGATGGAAGCCAAGGCCTCGGCCGGCATCATCGGATCGCTGCCGCCGATCGTGATGCTGCTGGTCTACCTGAGCACGCCCGACTACATCTCGCTGCTCTGGACCCATCCGACCGGCCAGCTGATGCTGGTCGGCTGCGTGATCTGGATGTCGATGGGCATCCTGGTCATGAAGAAGATGATCAACTTCGATTTCTGA
- a CDS encoding type II and III secretion system protein family protein codes for MTCSENQRKLRTLMVRALSFSAAAALTLNPALAPVIAADYRPAAATAAAADGQINARFLALGIGKSVVIDLPRDIKDVLVADPKIANAVVRSSQRAYIIGAAIGQTNIVFFDAQGQQIAAYDIAVKRDLNGARAALKQLLPNADIQIEGLGESVVLTGSASSQIEAQQAGELAARLAGGTEKVVNSITVRGRDQVMLKVTVAEVQRSVVKQLGIDLSGQLNYGTAVVKFANSNPFTAYGSNLVSNNAVTAALGGATPSVSATLRAMENAGVIRTLAEPNLTAISGESATFIAGGEFPVPAGYSCDPTTHVCTTQISFKKFGISLNFTPVVLSEGRISMRVMTEVSELSNENAITLSQAVSATTTNSLTVPSIKTRRAETTLEIPSGGAMAMAGLIQQQTKLAISGMPGLMQLPVLGALFRSRDYVNNQTELMVLVTPFVVRAVAQKDLSRPDDGFAAASDPQAELLGSINRIYGVPGRTEPARNYRGTYGFITD; via the coding sequence ATGACTTGCAGCGAAAATCAGCGGAAACTGCGGACCTTGATGGTCCGCGCGCTGTCGTTTTCGGCCGCTGCTGCGCTGACCTTGAATCCTGCGCTTGCACCGGTGATCGCGGCGGATTACCGCCCGGCGGCCGCAACGGCCGCCGCCGCCGACGGCCAGATCAACGCGCGCTTCCTCGCGCTTGGGATCGGCAAGTCCGTGGTCATCGACCTGCCGCGCGACATCAAGGACGTCCTCGTCGCCGATCCGAAGATCGCGAACGCCGTGGTGCGCTCGTCGCAGCGCGCCTACATCATCGGCGCGGCGATCGGCCAGACCAACATCGTCTTCTTCGACGCGCAGGGCCAGCAGATCGCGGCCTATGACATCGCCGTGAAGCGCGATCTGAACGGCGCGCGCGCAGCGCTGAAGCAGCTGTTGCCGAACGCCGACATCCAGATCGAAGGCCTCGGCGAAAGCGTCGTGCTGACCGGCTCGGCCTCGAGCCAGATCGAGGCCCAGCAGGCCGGCGAGCTCGCCGCCCGCCTCGCCGGCGGCACGGAGAAGGTCGTCAACTCGATCACCGTCCGCGGCCGCGACCAGGTCATGCTGAAGGTGACAGTCGCCGAGGTGCAGCGCTCGGTCGTCAAGCAGCTCGGCATCGATCTCTCCGGCCAGCTCAACTACGGCACGGCCGTGGTCAAATTCGCCAACTCCAATCCGTTCACGGCCTATGGCAGCAACCTCGTCTCCAACAATGCCGTAACCGCGGCGCTCGGAGGAGCGACACCATCCGTGTCAGCCACGCTGCGGGCCATGGAGAACGCGGGCGTCATCCGGACTCTGGCCGAACCGAACCTGACCGCGATCTCCGGCGAGTCGGCAACCTTCATCGCCGGCGGCGAATTTCCGGTTCCGGCCGGCTATTCGTGCGATCCGACGACCCACGTCTGTACGACGCAAATCAGCTTCAAGAAGTTCGGCATCTCGCTGAACTTCACGCCGGTCGTGCTGAGCGAAGGCCGCATCTCGATGCGGGTGATGACCGAGGTTTCTGAGCTCTCCAACGAGAATGCGATCACCCTGTCGCAGGCGGTGAGCGCCACCACCACGAACTCGCTGACCGTGCCCTCGATCAAGACCCGGCGCGCCGAGACGACGCTCGAGATTCCTTCGGGTGGCGCGATGGCGATGGCCGGCCTGATCCAGCAGCAGACCAAGCTGGCGATCAGCGGCATGCCGGGCCTGATGCAGCTTCCGGTGCTCGGTGCGCTGTTCCGCAGCCGCGACTACGTCAACAACCAGACCGAACTGATGGTGCTGGTGACGCCGTTCGTCGTGCGCGCCGTTGCGCAGAAGGATCTCTCCCGTCCGGATGACGGCTTTGCGGCGGCTTCAGATCCGCAGGCCGAGCTCCTGGGCAGCATCAACCGCATCTATGGGGTGCCGGGACGGACCGAACCGGCCCGCAACTACCGCGGCACCTACGGCTTCATCACGGACTGA
- a CDS encoding Zn-dependent hydrolase, producing the protein MSDTLRRADGARVLADLNALRAFGTYKTGVHRPTFSEAHRQSLDWLAARLPDAQLTPEIDGIGNVLGISAKPGPKLLAGSHLESQNYAGWLDGPLGVIYALEAARVLNPDPSIAGAVEVASWCDEEGHFGAFLGSRSYVGDVSEADIDAARDRSSPRTMREALAEMGLAGRPRLHAERGRHIGYLEAHIEQGDTLEKGELKVGVVTSIVGIWQYRIIFTGEQNHAGTTRMAVRKDAGLALARFCVDIDARFPSACGPRTVWTTGRITLDPGAPSIIPGQAEMLFQIRDDNAAVIDRLEALLREMAAQATAAGPCQVAVERIRTGAPAMMDSRFQDAIEAASSALAGGKSLRMPSGAGHDAQVLATIMPAGMLFVPSIGGVSHHWTENTSDADIVTGADVFVETCRRLLAGA; encoded by the coding sequence ATGTCCGACACTCTCCGCCGCGCCGATGGCGCCCGCGTCCTCGCCGATCTGAACGCGCTGCGCGCCTTCGGCACCTACAAGACCGGCGTCCACCGCCCGACCTTTTCCGAAGCGCACCGCCAGTCGCTGGATTGGCTCGCCGCGCGCCTGCCCGACGCGCAGCTCACGCCTGAGATCGACGGCATCGGCAACGTGCTCGGCATCAGCGCCAAACCGGGGCCGAAGCTGCTGGCGGGATCGCATCTCGAGAGTCAAAACTACGCCGGCTGGCTCGATGGCCCGCTCGGCGTGATCTACGCGCTCGAGGCAGCGCGCGTGCTCAACCCCGATCCCTCCATTGCGGGCGCGGTCGAAGTCGCCTCCTGGTGCGATGAGGAGGGCCATTTCGGCGCCTTCCTCGGCAGCCGCTCCTATGTCGGCGACGTCAGCGAGGCCGACATCGATGCCGCCCGTGACCGCAGCAGCCCGCGCACGATGCGCGAGGCGCTGGCCGAGATGGGCCTGGCGGGACGCCCTCGCCTGCACGCCGAGCGCGGCCGCCACATCGGCTATCTCGAAGCCCATATCGAGCAGGGCGACACGCTGGAGAAGGGCGAGCTCAAGGTCGGCGTGGTCACCTCGATCGTCGGCATCTGGCAGTACCGCATCATCTTCACCGGTGAGCAGAATCACGCCGGCACGACGCGGATGGCTGTGCGCAAGGACGCCGGTCTCGCGCTCGCCCGGTTCTGCGTCGACATCGATGCGCGCTTCCCATCCGCATGCGGCCCGCGCACAGTGTGGACCACCGGCCGCATCACGCTCGATCCGGGCGCGCCCAGCATCATCCCCGGTCAGGCCGAGATGCTGTTCCAGATTCGCGATGACAATGCCGCAGTCATCGACCGTCTCGAAGCGCTGCTGCGCGAGATGGCCGCGCAGGCCACCGCGGCCGGTCCGTGTCAGGTCGCGGTCGAGCGCATCCGCACCGGTGCGCCGGCGATGATGGACAGCCGCTTCCAGGATGCGATCGAGGCGGCGAGCAGCGCGCTGGCCGGCGGCAAATCGCTGCGGATGCCGAGCGGCGCCGGGCATGATGCACAGGTGCTCGCGACGATCATGCCCGCGGGGATGCTGTTCGTGCCGTCGATCGGCGGCGTCAGCCATCACTGGACCGAGAACACCTCCGACGCTGATATCGTCACCGGCGCCGACGTGTTCGTCGAGACCTGCCGGCGACTGCTCGCGGGCGCGTGA